The Halomicronema hongdechloris C2206 genome includes a window with the following:
- a CDS encoding hybrid sensor histidine kinase/response regulator, which produces MQPEQQQRIMGYFIEEAKDHLNTIEQGLLNLQVTIQDPEMVNEVFRAAHSVKGGAAMLGIDSVQRTAHRLEDYFKLLKEAPVQTDRPLESMLLKVFDGLQELLEQLQGPFGLTDDKAQEIMATLEPTFERLNHHLETLVAVSPLPEAEASSAPEPAAVASAEQTTVPPGGASSSGEDSALQLVFRSDVPGYLREMLRLFKQLETPETRADLQEVGYQLYSIGEQFELPAWSRLLAAARGAIANEQQSYRSLAPVLIKEIKRAQEQVLGGQGDAIAISQDILDLLPPELSHPSEPETSEALPIAVDFEPADWAEPAAPSQLDTEPADWADLLDATDTPARTPSSPSPKEGPNIGAAELNSLADLFEGDAGDFDADWEEEELSEEVPQPTDDRLDADISGEFADFLLADDVDTGNEDELTSLFGEASVLAEAESSADAEPEAFELEGLESAGLESAGSDLASESTLSWMIYWGQDDATATADAATETPPPSTDDADELDAFFSQVSSSPPPAQSEQESLDAWLGEGMAPGQTAAAAASETGADADALDVLADPWDEAATAASGSPREAATGPPVDSREADLESLLMDFPDLSEQDATTEPSIDSEEPSQGASTAAAAADVGRSGASDDDTSDDNTEKSGETDIAWDMGGPEDDSSTASESAMVEGAATAEELDNLTPFLENLSEESAEDADLDLSEDDWLKLALEAEGDVHGDGTEASTASEDTEDTEDWLSLTAEPTAAEIDLEAFSEEPTSLTAASANAEQRDDLWGDDVAADWEDFPDLAGEAAAGADGDEADDIDALLGDDFPDDLAAETTASAAVSDDADADETEDLFGDFAAELQDEPTAEDAIAPAQDSEDSEDSGADFDDLESLLAEEPAAATVSPASEPSGQPDDLAELDTRLDDTPPAPAEAEPSPRSPLTAASGDNEFEDLEKLLEEADHLGGSAPTVGSHRAAMSGRRPSRRPNLLSEQTMRVSVKHLDNLSNLVGELVVNRNSLEQDQERLRQFLDNLLFQVQQLNDVGQRLRDLYERSLLESSLISNRQALQSRSRAHQGGNGGGHATGATFDALEMDRFTGFHTLSQEMIELIVRVRESASDIDYTIQSADQVTRQFRQVTSQLQEGLNKARMVPFAQTADRLPRAVRDISLKFGKEARLVVEGRDTLIDKMILERLYDPMTHLVNNAITHGIEQPEERIAAGKPREGVITIRAFYQGNQTVIYISDDGAGIDPEMVKRKAIERGVMSAEVANSFSKLELYELLFQPGFSTRDQADVFAGRGVGMDVVRTALADVRGTVTIDSEPGQGSSFTIRLPLTLSISKALSCLNNQARIAFPMDGVEDMFDIPRERIQHNDQGQACILWRDTLLPFQPLSDLLQFNRTLGRGRVYGGHQDEDLISIVVLRSANTHVALQIDQVIGEQEIVIKQIEGPVPKPMGIAGATVLGDGRVMPIADVLELIDLSLGRVRRDASGSIWSQTEEDAIAASGTPAMPSEPTVLIVDDSITVRELLSMSFNKVGYRVEQARDGQEAWEKLRSGMPCDLVFCDIEMPRMDGLELLSRLQKDEQLQQIPIAMLTSRGADRHRQMAVDLGAKGYFTKPYLEEVLLDAAQRMLNGEDISSVST; this is translated from the coding sequence ATGCAGCCTGAACAGCAACAACGGATCATGGGCTATTTCATTGAGGAGGCGAAAGACCACCTCAATACGATAGAGCAAGGGCTGCTGAATCTTCAGGTCACCATCCAAGATCCTGAGATGGTGAATGAAGTCTTCCGGGCGGCTCACTCGGTGAAGGGGGGAGCGGCCATGTTGGGCATTGACAGTGTTCAACGCACGGCTCACCGGTTGGAAGATTACTTCAAGCTGTTAAAGGAAGCTCCGGTACAGACGGATCGCCCCTTGGAATCCATGCTGTTGAAGGTGTTTGATGGACTGCAAGAGCTATTGGAACAACTTCAGGGACCCTTTGGGCTCACCGATGATAAAGCTCAGGAAATCATGGCAACCTTGGAGCCGACCTTTGAGCGGCTCAACCACCATTTAGAGACACTGGTAGCAGTATCTCCCCTGCCGGAAGCCGAGGCGTCCTCTGCCCCTGAACCAGCAGCGGTGGCGAGTGCTGAGCAGACGACGGTGCCCCCTGGAGGGGCGTCGTCCTCTGGGGAGGACAGCGCCCTGCAACTGGTGTTCCGGAGCGATGTGCCGGGCTACTTGCGGGAAATGCTGAGGCTTTTTAAGCAGCTAGAGACTCCGGAGACTCGGGCAGACCTTCAAGAAGTGGGATATCAGCTCTATAGCATTGGAGAGCAGTTTGAGTTGCCAGCGTGGAGCCGATTGCTGGCAGCGGCACGGGGTGCGATCGCAAACGAGCAGCAATCCTATCGCAGCTTGGCTCCAGTGTTGATCAAAGAGATCAAACGGGCCCAAGAGCAGGTGCTGGGAGGGCAGGGAGATGCCATTGCGATCAGCCAAGACATTCTGGATCTATTACCGCCTGAACTCTCTCACCCCAGTGAGCCAGAGACCAGCGAAGCCTTACCCATCGCTGTGGACTTCGAACCGGCAGACTGGGCCGAGCCGGCTGCCCCCAGTCAGCTAGACACCGAACCGGCGGACTGGGCCGATCTCCTAGACGCCACAGATACCCCGGCCCGCACCCCGTCGTCCCCCTCGCCGAAAGAAGGTCCCAATATTGGGGCCGCAGAACTCAATAGTCTGGCCGATCTCTTCGAGGGCGATGCCGGCGATTTCGATGCGGATTGGGAGGAGGAAGAGCTGAGCGAAGAGGTGCCGCAGCCGACTGATGACCGTCTTGATGCCGATATTTCCGGAGAATTTGCCGACTTTCTCCTAGCCGATGATGTCGACACCGGCAATGAGGACGAACTGACCAGCTTGTTTGGGGAGGCCTCAGTACTAGCTGAGGCAGAATCGTCTGCCGATGCTGAGCCGGAAGCCTTTGAGTTAGAAGGATTAGAGTCAGCAGGATTAGAGTCAGCAGGATCAGATCTCGCTTCCGAGTCGACCCTGAGCTGGATGATTTATTGGGGCCAAGATGATGCCACTGCCACCGCTGACGCTGCCACTGAGACCCCGCCGCCATCAACCGATGATGCCGATGAGTTAGATGCCTTCTTCAGTCAAGTCTCATCCTCGCCGCCGCCGGCTCAATCTGAGCAGGAGTCTCTGGACGCTTGGTTAGGGGAGGGGATGGCCCCTGGGCAAACTGCGGCTGCAGCTGCCTCTGAGACAGGGGCTGATGCCGACGCTCTTGATGTCCTAGCGGATCCATGGGATGAGGCTGCCACGGCGGCTTCTGGATCCCCTAGAGAGGCGGCAACCGGCCCGCCAGTAGATAGCCGAGAGGCCGACCTGGAGTCACTACTGATGGATTTCCCGGATCTGTCTGAGCAGGATGCGACTACGGAGCCCTCGATAGACAGTGAGGAGCCGTCTCAAGGCGCCAGCACTGCGGCTGCGGCCGCTGACGTCGGCAGGAGTGGGGCGAGTGATGACGATACTAGTGATGACAATACTGAGAAGTCTGGCGAGACCGACATTGCTTGGGACATGGGCGGCCCAGAGGACGACAGCTCGACTGCGTCTGAGTCAGCAATGGTTGAGGGGGCAGCAACGGCTGAGGAACTCGATAATCTGACCCCGTTCCTAGAGAACCTTTCAGAAGAGTCGGCAGAGGATGCCGACCTAGACCTCAGTGAGGATGACTGGCTCAAGCTTGCCCTCGAGGCTGAAGGTGATGTCCACGGCGACGGGACTGAGGCATCTACGGCCTCAGAGGATACAGAGGATACAGAAGACTGGCTATCCTTAACGGCAGAGCCAACGGCAGCCGAGATCGACCTAGAAGCGTTCTCCGAAGAGCCCACTAGCCTTACTGCTGCCTCGGCAAATGCTGAACAGAGGGATGATCTGTGGGGGGATGATGTCGCTGCCGACTGGGAGGACTTCCCTGACTTAGCCGGGGAAGCGGCAGCCGGGGCTGATGGCGATGAGGCCGACGATATTGATGCGCTCTTGGGCGACGATTTCCCCGATGATTTAGCCGCGGAGACCACTGCATCTGCTGCTGTCTCCGACGACGCTGATGCCGATGAGACCGAGGATTTGTTTGGCGATTTTGCCGCGGAGCTGCAGGATGAGCCCACGGCAGAGGATGCGATCGCACCTGCCCAAGATTCTGAAGACTCTGAAGACTCTGGGGCTGACTTCGACGACCTAGAGTCCTTACTGGCAGAGGAACCGGCCGCCGCGACAGTGAGCCCGGCGTCGGAGCCGTCAGGGCAACCCGATGACCTGGCCGAACTGGATACCCGGCTGGATGACACCCCGCCTGCCCCGGCGGAGGCCGAACCGTCCCCTCGGTCCCCATTAACCGCTGCCTCAGGGGACAATGAATTTGAGGATCTAGAAAAACTCCTGGAAGAAGCCGATCACCTGGGCGGCTCTGCCCCCACCGTAGGGAGCCACCGCGCCGCCATGAGTGGCCGCCGCCCTAGCCGCCGTCCCAATCTCCTGTCTGAGCAGACGATGCGGGTGTCGGTGAAGCACCTGGATAATCTCAGCAACCTGGTGGGAGAACTCGTGGTCAACCGTAACTCCCTAGAGCAGGATCAAGAACGGCTGCGGCAGTTTCTCGATAACCTGCTGTTTCAAGTCCAGCAGCTGAACGATGTGGGACAGCGGTTGCGGGACTTATACGAACGTTCACTCCTAGAAAGCTCTCTGATTTCAAATCGGCAAGCGCTGCAGAGCCGCAGTCGTGCTCATCAAGGAGGCAATGGCGGGGGGCATGCCACTGGGGCTACCTTTGATGCCTTAGAAATGGACCGGTTTACCGGATTCCATACCCTCTCGCAAGAAATGATTGAGCTGATTGTGCGGGTGCGAGAGTCGGCCTCCGACATTGACTACACCATTCAATCGGCCGACCAAGTGACGCGGCAGTTCCGTCAGGTCACCAGTCAATTGCAAGAGGGCCTGAACAAGGCTCGCATGGTGCCCTTTGCCCAAACCGCTGACCGGTTGCCCCGGGCAGTGCGGGACATCTCCCTGAAATTTGGCAAAGAGGCTCGCCTGGTGGTCGAGGGGCGAGACACCTTGATTGACAAGATGATTCTAGAGCGGCTGTATGACCCCATGACCCATCTGGTCAACAATGCCATCACCCATGGCATCGAGCAGCCAGAGGAGCGCATAGCCGCTGGTAAACCCCGGGAAGGCGTGATCACCATACGGGCCTTCTATCAGGGCAATCAAACCGTCATTTATATCTCTGACGATGGGGCTGGCATTGATCCAGAGATGGTGAAACGGAAGGCCATAGAGCGGGGGGTGATGTCTGCTGAGGTGGCCAATAGCTTCTCGAAACTTGAGCTCTATGAACTGCTGTTCCAGCCGGGATTCAGTACCCGGGATCAAGCCGATGTCTTTGCTGGTCGTGGGGTGGGCATGGATGTGGTCCGCACCGCCCTGGCCGATGTCAGGGGCACGGTGACCATTGACTCTGAACCCGGTCAAGGCAGTAGTTTCACCATTCGTCTTCCCCTAACCCTCAGTATTTCGAAGGCCCTCAGCTGTCTGAACAATCAGGCTCGCATTGCCTTCCCCATGGATGGGGTAGAAGACATGTTTGACATTCCCCGGGAGCGCATCCAGCACAATGATCAGGGACAGGCCTGTATCCTCTGGCGCGATACCCTATTGCCCTTCCAACCCCTGTCGGATTTACTGCAGTTTAACCGGACTCTGGGCCGCGGCCGCGTCTATGGCGGCCATCAGGATGAGGATCTGATCTCGATCGTGGTCTTACGGAGTGCCAATACCCATGTGGCATTGCAAATTGACCAGGTGATTGGCGAGCAGGAGATCGTGATCAAGCAGATCGAAGGCCCTGTGCCCAAACCCATGGGGATCGCCGGGGCAACCGTCCTAGGAGACGGCCGCGTCATGCCGATCGCCGATGTGTTAGAGCTGATTGATCTCTCCCTGGGCCGAGTGCGACGGGACGCCAGTGGCTCTATCTGGAGCCAGACCGAGGAGGATGCGATCGCAGCTTCGGGCACGCCGGCCATGCCATCGGAGCCCACGGTCTTGATTGTGGACGATTCCATCACGGTGCGGGAATTGCTGTCTATGAGTTTCAACAAGGTGGGCTATCGAGTAGAGCAGGCCCGAGATGGCCAGGAAGCCTGGGAGAAACTGCGGTCTGGCATGCCCTGCGACTTGGTGTTCTGCGATATCGAAATGCCTCGTATGGATGGTCTGGAGCTGCTCTCGCGACTGCAAAAGGATGAGCAGTTGCAGCAAATTCCCATCGCCATGCTGACCTCACGGGGGGCAGACCGACACCGCCAGATGGCAGTAGACCTAGGGGCAAAGGGCTATTTCACCAAACCCTATCTGGAAGAGGTACTGCTGGATGCGGCCCAACGCATGCTGAATGGGGAAGATATCTCCAGTGTCAGCACCTAG
- a CDS encoding CheW domain-containing protein: protein MVGNPDFLTSKGQDQQPELQELETPEGELYLRFFVASGDEFALPATGIRRIIEQPPDSITPIPNASPLLLGTLNEQGRVIWVADLGQFLGYQTLLNTDRTEIPVIAVEDQGIMLGLAVNQVVGTYWLTIEEIQPSRNIPDTMAPFLKGEWVVDSDQKRVLRLLDHIAILRSARWAT, encoded by the coding sequence ATGGTAGGTAATCCCGACTTTCTCACTAGCAAAGGCCAAGACCAACAGCCTGAACTGCAAGAACTTGAGACCCCAGAAGGAGAACTGTATCTGCGGTTTTTCGTGGCATCGGGGGATGAGTTTGCCCTGCCTGCAACCGGCATTCGTCGTATTATTGAGCAACCTCCCGATAGTATTACGCCTATTCCCAACGCATCACCGTTGTTATTAGGTACCCTAAATGAACAGGGACGGGTGATTTGGGTGGCTGATCTAGGGCAGTTCCTGGGATATCAGACCCTACTCAATACAGATCGCACTGAAATCCCTGTAATTGCGGTTGAAGATCAGGGAATTATGCTAGGCTTAGCCGTTAACCAGGTTGTTGGTACATACTGGCTTACTATTGAGGAAATCCAACCCTCCAGGAATATCCCAGACACGATGGCTCCCTTCCTAAAAGGAGAGTGGGTTGTTGATTCTGATCAGAAGCGAGTACTTCGTTTACTTGATCATATCGCCATCTTGCGTTCAGCGCGCTGGGCTACCTGA
- a CDS encoding methyl-accepting chemotaxis protein: MASGTDYSQAYQKAERAYMQGSYEDAATVIDQLAEEYPTDPSVLLLRGHIYCYGLQRFDVAREQYQSVLNVTTDPEFVDYANNGLAYANQFTAAEAEADDVVASADDATRTSATFIDDVSAGDQGSVEELFDDEAVVEGQGTAATDWSVSGPASEATGTSEPEELKDSDLDFADLDLDDADFGELPGAAEAVEADPFSDPFATEGAVTDTGEPDLSAFDDTPFPFENPFEEPPSDTAADEGESNVADWMGDDITLNDDHGYLEPAETSAPESGQGTAGFASDDGTLDDEALDIFADADLDDDPHETFPQVEDEVEDADEQTFFMPGPTEEPTPSPSSSADAAETPPDVQADDGDEAWMELESVSEDRTLFSPDPDLVDEESAPPADQGPDFDMSSNGTDNGTESGSTSGGNVDFLDEFDDFDDLGSLPDFELSDSSAGFTSPSVGTSGLGMADGKDTDNGISGSAFDLDDNDVLMDDDELFNLSSSADALPAFAQSEDEPIEQVSVEQGWLAFLDNAPLRTKGLIISATAGVASALAVGIVNFVAASTTPEQRLPRVLHAGMAVAAGGTGFVAAYGTGYLANRRTRQTTENLQEQFTAVTQGNLSARATVFAQDEFGQLSSGFNQMARVILTTTSEAQRKAQEQEQAKEDLQRQVIRLLDDVEGAARGDLTVQAEVTADVLGAVADSFNLTIQNLREIVQQVSVAARQVSKSSTENEMFARSLSADALRQAEELAVTLNSVQVMTDSIQRVAESAREAEEVARSASTTALRGGEAVERTVAGILEIRETVADTTRKVKRLAESSQEISKIVALISQIASRTNLLALNASIEAARAGEAGRGFAIVADEVRQLADRAAKASKEIEQIVLQIQSETGGVMTAMEEGTQQVIEGTRLAEQAKRSLEDIIQVSNRIDVLVRSITADTVEQTETSRTVAQVMQSVELTAQETSQESQRVSTSLQNLVGVARDLLTSVERFKVNKDE, from the coding sequence ATGGCTTCAGGCACTGATTACTCTCAAGCCTATCAGAAAGCTGAGAGAGCCTATATGCAGGGTAGTTATGAAGATGCTGCCACTGTCATCGATCAGCTGGCTGAGGAATATCCCACCGATCCCAGCGTGCTACTGCTGCGGGGACACATCTACTGCTACGGACTGCAGCGCTTTGATGTTGCTCGTGAGCAATATCAATCTGTTCTTAACGTCACCACTGATCCCGAGTTTGTCGACTATGCCAACAATGGATTAGCGTACGCTAACCAATTCACCGCGGCTGAGGCTGAGGCCGACGACGTGGTTGCTAGCGCCGATGACGCCACTAGAACCAGTGCCACCTTCATTGATGATGTGTCTGCTGGTGATCAGGGATCTGTAGAGGAGTTATTTGATGATGAGGCGGTTGTAGAAGGGCAGGGAACAGCCGCAACAGATTGGTCGGTTTCGGGCCCCGCCTCTGAGGCGACGGGTACATCTGAGCCGGAAGAACTCAAGGACTCAGATCTGGACTTTGCCGACCTCGACTTAGATGATGCCGACTTTGGTGAGTTACCAGGAGCTGCTGAAGCGGTCGAAGCAGATCCCTTTAGCGATCCGTTTGCCACTGAAGGGGCTGTAACTGATACCGGTGAGCCTGATCTCAGCGCCTTTGACGACACTCCTTTTCCCTTTGAAAATCCGTTTGAGGAACCCCCGTCAGATACGGCTGCCGATGAGGGTGAATCCAACGTTGCCGATTGGATGGGCGATGACATTACGCTCAACGATGATCATGGGTACTTAGAGCCTGCAGAGACATCTGCCCCTGAGTCTGGCCAAGGCACAGCAGGGTTTGCCTCGGACGACGGGACCTTAGATGATGAGGCCCTAGATATTTTTGCCGATGCAGATCTGGATGATGACCCCCATGAGACCTTTCCTCAGGTAGAGGATGAGGTGGAGGATGCCGATGAGCAAACGTTCTTTATGCCGGGACCGACTGAGGAGCCTACCCCATCGCCATCATCGAGTGCAGATGCTGCCGAAACGCCCCCAGACGTCCAGGCAGACGATGGGGATGAGGCCTGGATGGAACTGGAGTCAGTCTCTGAGGACCGTACATTATTTTCTCCCGATCCCGATCTAGTCGATGAGGAGAGTGCCCCACCGGCCGACCAGGGGCCAGATTTCGACATGTCCTCTAATGGCACTGATAATGGCACTGAGAGTGGCAGTACCTCTGGGGGAAATGTCGATTTCTTAGATGAGTTTGATGACTTCGATGATCTAGGGAGTTTGCCCGACTTTGAGCTCTCGGATAGTTCTGCTGGTTTCACCAGCCCGTCTGTAGGGACTTCAGGGCTGGGCATGGCCGATGGCAAGGATACTGATAACGGCATTAGCGGCTCTGCCTTCGACCTTGACGACAATGACGTGCTCATGGACGACGATGAGCTGTTTAATCTGTCGAGTAGTGCTGATGCCTTGCCAGCCTTCGCTCAGAGTGAGGATGAACCTATTGAGCAGGTGTCAGTAGAGCAAGGATGGTTGGCCTTCTTAGATAATGCTCCCTTGCGGACTAAGGGGTTAATCATATCGGCGACGGCAGGGGTAGCATCGGCCTTGGCTGTCGGTATCGTTAATTTTGTGGCGGCCAGCACGACCCCTGAACAACGGTTGCCTCGAGTGCTCCACGCCGGGATGGCAGTGGCGGCTGGTGGTACTGGTTTTGTGGCGGCCTATGGCACTGGATACTTGGCTAATCGCCGCACCCGTCAAACTACTGAGAACCTGCAGGAGCAATTTACAGCGGTCACCCAGGGGAATTTGTCGGCGCGGGCCACGGTCTTTGCTCAAGATGAATTTGGCCAGTTGTCGTCAGGGTTCAATCAGATGGCTAGGGTAATCTTGACGACCACTAGCGAAGCTCAGCGCAAGGCCCAGGAACAGGAGCAGGCCAAGGAAGATCTCCAACGCCAGGTGATTCGTCTGTTGGATGATGTGGAAGGGGCCGCTCGCGGAGATCTGACGGTGCAAGCGGAGGTAACGGCTGATGTCCTGGGAGCAGTGGCAGATTCCTTTAACCTGACGATTCAGAATCTGCGGGAGATCGTTCAACAGGTTAGTGTGGCGGCGCGCCAGGTGAGTAAGAGTTCCACCGAAAATGAGATGTTTGCCCGCAGTCTATCGGCCGATGCTCTGCGTCAGGCAGAAGAATTGGCGGTGACCCTGAATTCGGTGCAGGTGATGACAGATTCGATTCAGCGGGTGGCAGAGAGTGCCCGAGAGGCAGAAGAAGTGGCCCGTTCGGCATCGACAACGGCGCTGCGAGGCGGCGAAGCGGTAGAGCGAACGGTGGCGGGGATTCTCGAAATTCGAGAAACCGTAGCCGATACCACCCGTAAGGTGAAGCGACTGGCGGAATCCTCTCAGGAGATTTCTAAGATTGTTGCCTTGATTTCCCAGATTGCGTCCCGCACCAACCTGTTGGCGCTTAATGCCAGCATTGAGGCGGCTCGAGCCGGAGAAGCAGGGCGGGGATTTGCCATTGTGGCCGATGAGGTACGCCAGCTGGCGGATCGGGCCGCTAAAGCCTCCAAGGAGATCGAGCAGATCGTCTTGCAAATTCAGAGTGAAACCGGTGGGGTGATGACCGCCATGGAAGAGGGGACTCAGCAAGTGATTGAGGGCACACGTTTGGCGGAGCAGGCGAAGCGATCCCTGGAAGATATTATTCAGGTGTCTAATCGAATTGATGTCTTGGTGCGATCGATTACGGCTGACACGGTGGAACAAACGGAGACCTCTCGGACCGTTGCTCAGGTGATGCAGTCCGTTGAGTTAACGGCTCAAGAGACGTCTCAAGAGTCCCAGCGGGTGTCGACTTCCCTGCAGAATTTGGTGGGAGTTGCTCGGGATCTACTGACGTCAGTCGAGCGCTTTAAGGTGAATAAGGACGAATGA
- a CDS encoding response regulator transcription factor — MSTVLVVEDSLPQREMISELLQTSGLKVMVASDGLEALESIQGHPPDLVVLDIVMPRMNGYEVCRRLKADPLTQNVPIVMCSSKGEEFDRYWGMKQGADAYIAKPFQPMELVGTVKQLLRG, encoded by the coding sequence ATGAGCACGGTTTTAGTCGTTGAAGATAGCCTTCCCCAACGCGAAATGATCAGCGAGCTGCTGCAAACCAGTGGTCTAAAGGTGATGGTTGCCAGTGATGGGCTAGAAGCTCTGGAGTCTATTCAGGGACATCCTCCTGATCTGGTCGTGCTCGACATCGTTATGCCCCGCATGAACGGTTACGAAGTCTGTCGGCGTCTCAAGGCTGATCCATTAACTCAAAATGTTCCCATCGTGATGTGCTCCTCTAAAGGGGAGGAGTTTGATCGCTATTGGGGCATGAAGCAAGGAGCTGATGCCTACATTGCCAAACCTTTTCAGCCCATGGAACTCGTGGGCACTGTAAAACAGTTACTGCGAGGCTAA